The following nucleotide sequence is from Citrus sinensis cultivar Valencia sweet orange chromosome 6, DVS_A1.0, whole genome shotgun sequence.
TAACCACTGTACAAGGTTTGAGACTGCTACGGCAATGGCTTTTATCAGTTGGTTTGCTACTTCACCATCCTTTCTCCTGAATTTCTGGTCATTGGCTTCCCACTAAGAATTGGGTAGACAAGAGTCCATAATCAGCAAAGAACCACTAAGAATTGGGTAGACAAGAGTTCATAATCAGCAAAGAACCATACTTTCGATGCACAGATTTTCCTATGTAACTCCAGCTATGGAATTGATTAAGTTGTACCTACTgtgtacatatataaagtgTGCTGGATATTTTTCAATGAACGAACATATGAAACGTGGAATGACTTTACATTATCCTTTTAGCCCTTGTTAATGTTCTCCGTGTGAAGTTGCATTGCCTGATTAGTTTCACATTGAAATGTTTTAATTCTCAGATCTCAGTAGTTTCagaaagtgtttttttttttttttcatgtttcttTAGGAATCTGTTTTCAGGAGATACCATTAGTCATTTTACCCTTCTACCTGACTCCTTGAAGCAGCTACTCTGGTACATATGGTTGATggaattttgttatttacatGCATCTTGATTTGCTGTCACTGCCTGACTGCTGTGTGCAACACTCTTGGCCCGGAAAGtcttgaattgatttttacaTAAATATAGGATTCATTCTAATCTTTGCCAGTCTAAGTAGCACCCTCGAGCCTCCATGGGGCTCTTTCTTTccataaaaatttgtataGGGATAGATATCTCCCCAAATACTTGTGGGAGTATAGTTCCAAGATGTATGCTCAGTAGTCTTTGGGCTGTACTTCAAGTGTATGTATATAGAATCATATATCTGGCCATATGTTGAAATCTTACACGGGGATTATGATTTTCTGGGGATTTTTGTTGATCTTTTATCTGAAGATACGTGTGGTCATGAATCTACTCTGCATATTTTTCTGCAACAACAAAGCTGATTATTCTGTTAGAAGAGCAGCAATTCAATTCCAAGGTTCCGGGACTTGATGTTTTGCATTACGTTGATGCTGATTCTTCATTGAATGcaggttttatatttttcattagttTGTGGCTTAAGTTTTGTACATCAATCATCATTTGCCTTTGTATAGTTGTTGGACTGCAATCAGAAAAGGTGTTGCTAACAAATCCTAGCTACTAGgcaattaattattcaatgttTATCACACTTGTCAGTAGTAAtccttttctcatttttctcaGCAAGTTATTTGGACTTTATGGccattttatttcttgtttgaTACGACCTTCAAAATATTCATGAATCAGCAAGTTTATAACTATAGTGTCAAGTTCATGGTACCGCTATCCCAGGTACTTTCTCATTTCTGCAATGCATGATCATGCCCCGAGATTATGTTATCATTTAGCCATAACAAATTTGCTCTGACTATGCTTATAACAAGCTTCTTGTTTTTATAAACTTAATTATGAGCATGATGGAATGGAAGGATATCGAGCACTTGATCAGTTATCAATTGGGAATAATCAATCTCTTGAGGCTATTTCAGCATCTAAGTGTTTTTTCTGATgagaatgagagagagagagagcaagcATCTATAGATTCTGTCATTAATTAAGAATTCAGAAGGAGAGAGGGAATAACTAAAAGAGGTTTGAATTAATCTTACTACTATTTGCTAAAAAAAGTAATGAGAATCacttatttataataagaagttaaaaataaactggCAGGTCTCAACATCAGACTTTATCTTAACTCTGATAGTGATATTGTCTCATTTACCAACACTCTtacaacataaatttcaaaaatttataaataaaaatatttaatctaaactattaaatcaattaagcgttcacttataaataaattaaattataaaatattataatcttTACTTGCAGAAAACGAACCAGGGtatcacaattttaattaattagactgaaataaattgaaagtTGAAGTTTAACCATTTAAGATTAgaagaattcaaaatttccGTTTATGATTAACCTATCCTATTTATTTCTCAGTTATTAAGAAAACCCACTTCAATCTAGAAAAgaagtatttttattatatatatatatatatattagtaatttttttgtccgaaattttaaagtgcggatATCCTTTAAAACAACTTATTGAAAAACAAGAGGGCTTCTGCATACCCAAAAGAAGCACCTGGTTCAAGCTTTTGGACATGGTTAAGAAAAATCCTGAGCCATCCTTGCTTGTTGTCTATTATGCCAAGCTAAAAGAGATATTCTGGTTATCGTCAAGTCATCTTTGTCATGCTTATACATGGTTCAAGCTAGCTTTTTACACTACTCCAGAAGACATACAGTAAGAACTTAAGCCTCAAGGATTTGCAGCTAATAGCATCATCTGTTGTTTTGGATGCACTTCTGGTGGTCCGTTATGACCGCTGTCGCAATGCTTGTGCTAATCTTACAGGATTTGATAACAAATGAGCGCTTTCAAGATCATCCCTTCTCTCCGAATTGGCctccataggtgtaatgagctGTGCAACTCAGGAAGTGAAACAACTTTACAATCTTTTAGAGCATGAGTTTCTTCCTTTGGATCTTGCCTCAAAGGCGCAGCCTCTATTGGCCAAAATCTCATAGTTAGGTTAACTTTCCTGTTATGTTCCTGCCCTTGAAAAGGTTGTTACCCTGAGGTTGTTTCAACAGGTATCTCTAGTGTATCAGGTGATCAAAATCGAGAGTTTTGTCTCAGGTGATCCCCTTTTTCGATTTCTCTGTCGTTGAGAAGATTTCTGTTGAAGCTGTAGAATACAATTTCatagccaaaaaaattgaccATAGGAGAGGTGTTGTAGTATTTGGTAATAATTTGGGCGATGGTCTGATTAGGGATCATCTGAGTCTTTAAATGAAATCAGGGCCACAATAATGTATCCTCGTTCTGCATCAAAGGTACGTGAAATGTTGTCTGCAGGTTTAGGTGAGGTTGTGGATAAGGAACATGAGAGACTTGTTGCTCGGAAATCAATCATTGAGAAATTGAAGCTGGAAGAGCACAAACGCCAACTTATTGAAATGGAATGGGAGGAGGAGTCTGGGAGGATGTTAAGGCAACAGAAGAAGACAGCGGAAGAGGCTGAGCAGAAAAGGCTTGCAGCTGAATTTGAGCTaaggaaaaatcaaagaatCCTCCTCATACAACTTGAAGGAGCACAAGCACTGCTTGATGAGGAAGCTGAGAAGTGTAGCAGTAGTAAAAAGAAGGAAGCCAAAAAGCCAATAATGGATCAGCAGCTGAGGGAGAGGCAAGAGATGGATAAAAAGTTACGAAAACTGGCTAAAACATTGGATTATTTGGAAAGAGCAAAAAGAGAGGAGGCCATCCCCTTGATCGAAGCTGCTTTCCAACAACGGTTGGAGGAGGAGAGGGTGCTTCATGAAATCGAACAACAGCAAGAGGTTGAGTTGAGCAGACAACGCCATGATGAAGACCTTAAGGAAAGCATAGGCTTTCAAGGttgttggagaaaaagaacatATTCCAAGAAAGAGTGCTGATGAACCGTTGGATGCACGAAGAGGCTGAGAGACAAAGAAAGGAAGAACCGGAACACAAGGCAAAAATGGATTAGCTTGCTGAATAACAGAGGCAAAGAGCGTTAGAGCTCGAAGCAAAACAACAGCACAGAAGACAAACTCACTTGGGGAGGCTGGATCAGAGCCTGGAGCTGCTGCTCCTTCTCGgaattaattattcataattttcaaatttttctttgtatggCAAAAAACCTgaggatttttctttttgcagtCTCAAGCAGTTAACTCTTAACAAACCCCATTAGCAGCCAGAAAGGAGAAACTCTCTTACTTATTTTCTGTATAATGTATGGAAAgctgttttgttattttc
It contains:
- the LOC102617782 gene encoding eukaryotic translation initiation factor 3 subunit A-like; the encoded protein is MYPRSASKVREMLSAGLGEVVDKEHERLVARKSIIEKLKLEEHKRQLIEMEWEEESGRMLRQQKKTAEEAEQKRLAAEFELRKNQRILLIQLEGAQALLDEEAEKCSSSKKKEAKKPIMDQQLRERQEMDKKLRKLAKTLDYLERAKREEAIPLIEAAFQQRLEEERVLHEIEQQQEVELSRQRHDEDLKESIGFQGCWRKRTYSKKEC